In Arcobacter sp. F2176, a single genomic region encodes these proteins:
- a CDS encoding DeoR/GlpR family DNA-binding transcription regulator, whose amino-acid sequence MKPKERQAYILEKVRQEKSATVEKLSKIFSVSVQSIRKDINFLCEEGLLRRIYGGVEMALQKDNISYDSRKIIHYDEKKIIARLIAKQIPNNSSLFFSIGTTPEIIAKELINHKNLKIFTNNLNVALVCCENSSFEVTLHGGLLRNKHRDIVGNDIEKFFSSYSVDFGIYGVGAIEENGSLLDFTQEECQAREAISKSSKKVFLVADYSKFTRNAYIRSGNISNVDSIFCDKKPPENICKLLEKNGVEINYENE is encoded by the coding sequence ATGAAACCAAAAGAGAGACAAGCCTATATTTTAGAAAAAGTAAGACAAGAAAAATCTGCAACAGTAGAAAAATTAAGCAAGATTTTTTCTGTATCTGTACAATCTATTAGAAAAGATATAAATTTTTTATGTGAAGAAGGACTTTTAAGAAGAATATATGGTGGTGTTGAAATGGCACTTCAAAAAGATAATATATCATATGATAGTAGAAAAATAATTCATTATGATGAAAAAAAAATCATTGCAAGATTAATTGCTAAACAAATTCCAAATAACTCTTCTTTATTTTTCTCAATTGGTACAACTCCTGAAATAATTGCAAAAGAACTAATCAATCACAAAAATCTAAAAATCTTTACAAATAATTTAAATGTGGCTCTTGTATGTTGTGAAAATTCCTCTTTTGAAGTAACACTTCATGGTGGATTATTAAGAAATAAACACAGAGACATAGTGGGAAATGATATTGAGAAATTTTTCAGTTCATATAGTGTTGATTTTGGAATATACGGAGTTGGTGCAATAGAAGAAAATGGTTCATTATTAGATTTTACACAAGAAGAGTGCCAAGCTAGGGAAGCCATAAGTAAATCTAGTAAAAAAGTGTTTTTAGTGGCTGATTATTCAAAATTTACAAGAAATGCCTACATAAGAAGTGGAAATATATCAAATGTTGATTCTATCTTTTGTGATAAAAAACCTCCTGAAAATATCTGTAAATTATTAGAAAAAAACGGCGTAGAAATAAACTATGAAAATGAATAG
- a CDS encoding TetR/AcrR family transcriptional regulator, whose translation MSVKEEKKNSIIRNSLILFAKKGFYNTTIPDIAKAMSMSVGNMYNYFSSKEELAKVAIKYSTNIMADDLRKINNMDITSKEKLYLFIKNYLKNVKNSPEVINYFLRVYLSNREVFKEGCEGFLCVGEFVTEVMILLDDGAQKKEFREQEFFPAFGMLMGSLGGFAFMSGENVLEKDLLEYSDSIAENIYRALKYDENA comes from the coding sequence ATGTCTGTAAAAGAAGAGAAAAAAAATAGTATTATTAGAAATTCGTTGATACTATTCGCTAAAAAAGGTTTTTATAATACAACTATTCCAGATATAGCAAAAGCTATGAGTATGAGTGTTGGTAATATGTATAATTACTTTTCCTCAAAAGAAGAATTAGCAAAAGTTGCTATAAAATATTCTACAAATATTATGGCAGATGATTTGAGAAAAATCAATAATATGGATATTACTTCAAAAGAAAAACTTTATTTATTTATTAAAAACTATTTGAAAAATGTAAAAAATTCTCCTGAAGTAATAAATTACTTTTTAAGAGTTTATTTATCAAATAGAGAAGTATTTAAAGAAGGGTGTGAGGGGTTTTTGTGTGTAGGTGAATTTGTAACTGAAGTTATGATTTTACTTGATGATGGTGCACAAAAAAAAGAGTTTAGAGAACAAGAATTTTTCCCAGCATTTGGTATGCTAATGGGAAGTTTAGGTGGATTTGCATTTATGAGTGGAGAAAATGTATTAGAAAAAGATTTACTTGAATATTCTGATTCTATTGCTGAAAATATTTATAGAGCACTAAAATATGATGAAAATGCATAA
- a CDS encoding Ni/Fe hydrogenase — MMKMHKTALPKVVWLQGITCNGNTHSFLSANSSRFEQFNNNFDLIYHPSLTVDTTLDEILESKDRIDYLLVEGAITNDEFYFSISNKNLSDVLTALVLKSNFLIAVGSCASYGGIHAKFEQNGKTGGLKDYISNENQASLSHEIINLTGCPVHPEWIIQTLFTLKFNGSITLDNKSRPIELYGGLAHHGCTRNEYFEWKVEAKSFGLKEGCLFYNEGCRGPMTHSNCNKILWNDVSSKTRVGMPCIGCTEYDFPRLNMFETKKHIGIPFEPPLGIPKRAYLSISGVAKTFTIPRLNQKLNHFYESKNNENS, encoded by the coding sequence ATGATGAAAATGCATAAAACAGCTTTACCAAAAGTTGTTTGGCTTCAAGGTATTACTTGCAATGGTAATACCCACTCTTTTTTATCTGCAAATTCATCAAGATTTGAACAATTTAATAATAATTTTGATTTGATTTATCATCCTAGTTTAACTGTTGATACTACTCTTGATGAGATTTTAGAATCAAAAGATAGAATTGATTATTTGTTAGTTGAAGGTGCAATAACAAATGATGAATTCTATTTTTCAATTTCTAACAAAAATTTATCAGATGTTTTAACTGCACTTGTTTTAAAATCAAATTTTTTAATTGCCGTTGGTTCTTGTGCTTCTTATGGAGGAATCCATGCAAAGTTTGAACAAAATGGCAAAACTGGTGGATTAAAAGATTATATTTCCAATGAAAATCAAGCATCACTTTCCCATGAAATTATAAATCTTACTGGTTGTCCTGTTCATCCAGAATGGATAATTCAAACTCTTTTTACCTTGAAATTTAATGGTTCAATTACCCTTGATAATAAATCAAGACCAATAGAGTTGTATGGAGGTCTTGCTCACCATGGTTGTACTAGAAATGAGTACTTTGAGTGGAAAGTAGAGGCAAAAAGTTTTGGATTAAAAGAGGGTTGTTTATTTTATAATGAAGGGTGTCGTGGACCAATGACACACTCAAATTGTAATAAAATTTTGTGGAATGATGTTAGTAGTAAAACAAGGGTTGGTATGCCCTGTATTGGCTGTACAGAATATGATTTTCCAAGACTTAATATGTTTGAAACTAAAAAACATATAGGTATACCTTTTGAGCCACCACTTGGAATTCCTAAAAGAGCATATTTATCAATTTCAGGTGTTGCTAAAACATTTACGATTCCTAGATTGAATCAAAAATTAAACCACTTTTATGAAAGTAAAAATAATGAAAACAGTTGA
- a CDS encoding nickel-dependent hydrogenase large subunit: MKTVDIVERIEGEAKLNLTWKDKKVSDASIDFLNFRGFEYILENKPILDALVYTPRICGICGQAHLLATVNAIENLYKNSGNELQITNKAKILRELGLIIEIIDSHIKWFYMFIMPDVIAISKKQYEGYTPLKGEKWLGAQKGASEIIKALAIYAGQWPHTSYMIPGGVMSDPTLLDIVTCENYIDQTIKYFEKDIAGISIENYLSLNSFEELTLLSSSLRDFVDISFETKLEQVGKAHNRHLVLSDMIDVKPGLYNKKISNNIDLAKIKESEEYTFNINKKDNKKAHTWSKSVQYNKHFYEVGPLSRAVINEREFITTLHNKYDDSTFTRVMSRVDEIAHLLIYSKKLIKQIDISEDSYIKPKIDLKSLENITATSSVEACRGSLVHTLSVNKGLITKYDVITPTVWNLGPKNNIELGVAQKAIIGSKSLNESKIILRSFDVCSVCTTH; the protein is encoded by the coding sequence ATGAAAACAGTTGATATAGTAGAACGAATTGAGGGTGAAGCAAAGCTTAATTTAACTTGGAAAGATAAAAAAGTAAGTGATGCTTCAATTGACTTTTTAAATTTTAGAGGCTTTGAATATATTTTAGAGAATAAACCTATTTTAGATGCTTTAGTTTATACCCCAAGAATTTGTGGAATATGTGGACAAGCTCACCTTTTAGCAACTGTTAATGCAATAGAAAATTTATATAAAAATTCTGGTAACGAATTACAAATAACAAATAAAGCTAAAATACTTAGGGAATTAGGATTGATTATTGAAATAATTGATTCACATATTAAGTGGTTTTATATGTTTATAATGCCAGATGTTATAGCAATATCTAAAAAACAATATGAGGGATATACTCCCTTAAAAGGAGAAAAATGGCTAGGAGCACAAAAAGGTGCTAGTGAAATAATCAAAGCCTTAGCAATTTATGCAGGACAATGGCCACATACATCTTATATGATTCCTGGTGGAGTTATGAGTGATCCAACGCTATTAGATATTGTAACTTGCGAAAACTATATTGATCAAACAATAAAGTATTTTGAAAAAGATATAGCAGGAATAAGCATTGAAAATTATTTATCTTTAAATAGTTTTGAAGAACTAACTTTACTATCTTCATCTTTGAGAGATTTTGTTGATATCTCTTTTGAAACAAAACTAGAGCAAGTGGGAAAGGCACACAATAGACATTTAGTTTTATCAGACATGATAGATGTAAAACCTGGACTTTATAATAAAAAGATATCTAATAATATTGATTTAGCAAAGATAAAAGAGAGTGAAGAATATACTTTTAATATAAATAAAAAAGATAATAAAAAAGCTCATACATGGTCTAAAAGTGTTCAATATAATAAACATTTTTATGAAGTAGGGCCCTTATCAAGAGCTGTTATAAATGAAAGAGAGTTTATAACAACCTTACATAATAAGTATGATGATTCAACATTTACAAGAGTAATGTCAAGGGTTGATGAAATAGCACATCTTTTAATCTACAGTAAAAAACTTATAAAACAAATAGATATAAGTGAAGACTCATATATTAAGCCTAAAATAGATTTAAAGAGTCTAGAAAATATAACTGCAACTTCTAGTGTAGAAGCATGTAGAGGTTCACTTGTTCACACCCTTAGTGTAAATAAAGGGCTTATTACAAAATATGATGTCATTACACCTACTGTTTGGAATTTGGGTCCAAAAAATAATATAGAATTAGGCGTTGCCCAAAAAGCAATTATTGGTTCTAAATCACTAAATGAATCAAAAATTATATTAAGATCATTTGATGTATGCTCTGTTTGTACAACACATTAA